The Manis pentadactyla isolate mManPen7 chromosome 12, mManPen7.hap1, whole genome shotgun sequence genome contains the following window.
TCCAATTCCGCACGGGAGGAGTCTGGCTGATGTCACTGGCCAGGGTTGGTGGCAGCAGGACCACTGCTGCCGTGGGCCAGTACAGTACTCCTGCCCTAAGCAGGGCACATGGAGAGGGAGTTGATAGGTGATGGCTAGAGGAAGGGATGATGGGTGGGGGGCACCCAGGGTGGGGGGACCCCCATCCTGTTTTACAGGAGGAACCCAGGCAGCAAGCAGCGGGCCCTGCTCAAGAATCACACACCTGAGCCAGGGTCTAGGCCAGCCCAGACGAAGGCACTGCTAAAGGACAGAAATAGAGCGTGGGTGAGTCTGTTTTCCCTATAACTTCAGCTCCGGCCCACAGGCCCCTGAGAAGTGTAAACGACATTTTGGTTCTGGGATAAGCGGATAGGGCAGTATGTTCTGACTTAAGCTTGTCTGGCTAGCAGGGGTCCAAAGGGGCTAAGGTCACTGGGAGGCCCAGAGCCTACCCCAGGCATCAACAGAAATGACAAATCAGGAGATGGAGGACTTTGCACCCTGAGCTGGCTCTGGATGCCCACCTGGTGGTCGCTGCAGTTGGCCAGCAGGGTCACCAGGATGCTGAGGCCCCCAAGGTTGACGACATCCTGGCAGAACTCATTGCGGACGGCCAGGCGGGACAGGGTGCTGCAGAGCTCGCCCAGGACGCTGGGGTTGTCAGGGAATGCTGAAGAGAGACGGAAGGGACGCCGCTGGGATGAGGAGGGTGCTAGGAGCCAGCAGCCCTGGCTCTGAATCCTGCTCCACCTGGGAAGCCCCAGCCCCTCAGCCTGCCAGAGCCGCCACCTACCTGGAGAACCGGGTGAACAGCCCAGGCCTGCAGCGCCCCCTGCTGGCTGATGGAGAAGTCATGGGaccgcacccccacccccacagtgtCCCAGATAAATTCCAGACCAACTGATGATCTATCcctactaaaaaaagaaaaccataataGTGCTATAACAAAACATCCGAGACTATTTTTATGATCTTGGGGTGGGAATGACCTTTCTAAGTGCAGTGGGAAATCCAGAAACTGTAGAGGGACATATGGACACAGCTGACTGGGGCAAAACTAAACATGGGCACCAATGATGAGGCTGAGACACCAGGGAGGAGAGATGGAGGTGAGTGGGGGGCAGACAGCCAGCGTTCATACAGAGCTCTGTGATGGGCAGTTGGAATGTTCCCCCCTGGCTAGGTGCATCCCCCAGTGACACTGTGAATGCCGATCTGGGTGTGCAGTGGAGGTGTGCTGTAGATGTGGTGACATCCACCACCGGCTGACTTTACGTAAAGGAGGTGACCTCAGTGGTCTGGGTGGGTCTCATCCAGCTGAAGGCTTAAGAGGGAAACTGAGGTCTCCACGAAGAGAAAGAGGCTTGCCTGTGGATTGCAGTGCTGGCTCCTGACTGAACCTCCAGCCTGCCCCAAGGATTTCAGACTCCAAAGCCCAACAACTGCATAAGCCAATTCCTTACAGTAGATGTCTTTATATTACACATATCCTACTGGTTCTGTCTCTCTGGTAGAACTCTGACTGATATGAACTCCTGTAAATAAACAAGGGAGATGCAAACTATCCCCGACTTCACAGATGGTAAGGGCCTGGTTTCATTCTCTCTGGAGGTGTGGAGGGGAAACAAGGGCAGGCTGGCCTCTTTGGCAGCCAGGGCCCGAGTtgtgcacacaagcctggccatGGAAACCTAGTGCCATAGGTCCACAGGCACGTCTAGCACTCCCTGTGCGCCAGACCCAACAGGCCTTTTCTGGTGGGTGCAGTGGATGGGGACAGGGGCTTGGGGCCCAAATGTGAGTGTTGAGTGTTGTGACCTCCTGTGGCCTGCTCACTATGGCCACCCAGCGTCAGGAACATAATGTGCACGACAATTTGTGACCAAGTATAAACCAAGGTGTAAACCTCCACCGGGGACCAGCCACAGTGAGTACTAGCAACATGCCCCATCTTCAGCAAATGCCCATATTAAACTCTGAAGAGCTTTCTCTGCCCCATTCTCAGTCTGTGTGGTTGGACAGAGCTGAGCCTCCTCTCCAGATGGCACCAGAGATGGGCACAGGATGTGGTCCAGGCCAATGAGTACTGCACTGGAACTCTCTGGGAGCAATCAGGAGTAAGGACACTGTTCCACTAGGGCTGTCATGTGGGTGGGAGTAAGTGGAGAGAGGCAAGTGGAGCCTGGAGCCAGCCATACCTGAATCAGTCATAAGCTCAACTCTCACTCTTGTTATACCTGCTCCTACCTTTGGCTGCCTTGATGAGCACCTTCAAGCCTCCATTCTCCAGCACAATCATCTTGGCACGGTCGTGGGCATGGCCGAAAGGCACCCTGATGTCGTCATCAAAGGTCATGACACGGAGGGCCCAGCAGGCCTCCCTGACCACATTGGCACAGTGGCCATGCTGGGTGATGGCGCCAGTAAGCAGGGGCAACACGCCAGCTTTCACCAAGCTCTGCCGATTCTGCTCATGCTTCAGGCAGGCATGGCACACGCAGCGGATGCCAGAGTAGGTCAGATCGGCTGAGTCTGCATTCTGGGCCAGTGTGGCTACCAGTAGCTGCAGGCCCTGGGCATCCAGGAGGTCGGGCTGGCCGTCAGTCAGGGCTGATAGGGCGCTGAGGGCCTGGAGCAGGAGGCCCCGGTCACTTGCTGCAGCCAGCTTCCAGGCAGTGAGGAGGACAGGGTAGGCTCCTTTTTGGGCCGCCAGGAAGCGGCAGGCCTTGTGCTGCTTGCACTGCTCACAAAAGCGGGCAAGGTGTGCCCACACTTCCTGGGGGCGCGAGTGGGCCACAGACTCATGCAGGTTGTCCAGGACCTAGGGGTCATGGGAGAAACTTCAGTATCAGTTCAGCCCAAAGAGGGCCACTGAGACAGCACTGCATCCTTGCAAGATTCCCTCTCCTGAATTCCAGGCCTGTGGTGGAAGTTCAGCCCTGCTGTGGCAGCTTGCACAGATGTGCATAGCAGCCTCGAACtgcagaggccaggtggagagggagaggcccagcaacctcggtggccctgccaAGGAACCACACACATGAGTGCAGACGTACTGAGCACTCCAGTCCTAGGTGCCATTGCATGAGAGGCCCCAAACAAACCAGCAGGAGAACCATCCAGATGAGCTCAGTCAACCCAGCAGCATCATGTAAGAATACAATGGCTGTTTCAGCCTGTTGGTTATGCACCTGTAACTAATGACACACCCTCCAGTGGCCAGCTCTCCAAGGAAGGCAAAAGCCACTTTCACCAGACCAGCCGTCTCCTGCCTGTCTCTCatacattccacaaatatttactgtgcaTCTGTCAAATGAAACTGCACTGCACACACACTTAATTTAACCAAATTCAGCTCTAAGCCCttgggaacaaaataaaaatgagagtgaaCAATTTGAACAAGGCAGGCAAGTCTAGCTGCCATTCAATGTCATCACAACCTGCTTTAGCATGAACCCAGGCACCTGGAGCTTAAGAAATCATCTATACAAGGCCCCAGTGAGGGTAGTTCTACAGACACCATCAGCCCAAAGGGCTCTGATTCAGCCTCAACTGCTCTGAAGGCAAGGATACCTGCTGGCCAACCCTCACTGAGCTAGATTTGTGGACTGAACTGAGAATACATTACACCATCACAGAATATTAGGAAATAGATCAAAACCAGAGCAcatgacttgaatagacattctcCTAGAAGATCATGAATGGCCACgaagcacacaaaaagatgctccacatcactaagcattagggaaatacaaataaaaaccacagtgaggtaccaCCACACCCataaggatggctactatcaaagtAACAGAAAATAAGAGGAGTTGGTAAGGATGTGACAAATTGGAACCCTgggcgctgctggtgggaatgtgaaatggtgcagccactgtggaaaacggCCTAGTggtgcctcaaaaaattaaatatagaattaccagCTGGTCCAGCAATTTCACCTCTGGGGATGTACCCAAAAGTATTAAAAACAGAGTCTCAAAGAGATGTTTGTACGTACATGTTCACGGCAGCATTGTTCACGACCAAAGACGGAAgtaacccaagtgcccatcagatcagtggatgaatggataaacaaaatgtggtccaaCCATTCAatgcagtattattcagccttaaaaaggaaggagattctgaCACCTGCTCCAGCATGGATGAAACTCAAGGACActgtgctcagggaaataagccagacacaaaaggacaaacactgtaggattccacttatatgaggtcccTAGAGGAGTCAAGTTTAGAGGCAGGAAGTAGAtggagggggctggggctgggggcggggctggGAGTTAGCATTTCCTGGCAACAAGAGTTTCACCTTGGGAAGATGAAAGGGTTCGGGAGATGGGCAGTGGCGGGCTGCACAGccatgtgaatgtgcttaatgccactgggctgtacacttagaaatggttTCGACGGTAGGTTTTGTGCTTTATACATGATAACACGAAACCAGAAAAGGAGGATGTGGCGCTTGAGCAAGAACCATGCAGGGCCTGCAACACAATAGCCATTGAAGGCGGAGTACTGGAGTTCGTTACTCTGCCTTAGTCAGAGCAGAGGGGGAGGAAATGCCTAAAATTTGCATACTATATACATCAAAGTTTCAGGACATCTCTTCTTGTCCTGGGTCTTATCAGAAGGCTGAGCCTTTGAGTTGGCTAAGATCGGCATCTTCACGGTCCCTGGGTGCTGCCGGCATCCCCAGATCCTGCCACAGTCAGGGGAAGGGGCACAGCTGCTAAAGTGGAGGGAGCAACCCCACGTAGTGACAGGGGCTCTGTCCACCAACACCTGGGGTCATTCCCTCTGtgatggatgccttttattctgcAATCCCTCACATATAAAACTGGCTCGGCTCACTTTCTACCCAGAGAGCTCCAAGATTTCGACTCGGTTTGTTCAAACAAGTCTGTTTGCAATAAATTTTATGATTCTGTCAGATTAACTTCAGAAAGCATCATAAAGTTGACCTTCTTCATGCAGTAGAGCTACAACACATAAGTAGAGGTCAGTGGTGCTGAGGGTGTGTAAGAAATGGTCAGCTCATTTGCAAGATGAGCAAGGGCTGGGAGAAGTGAACGCCTTCCAACCCCACAGAAGGGAGAGAACGGGGTTGGCAGGAGAGACAGGACAGGGACTTTCGGATTTTATTATAAATGCTTGAGTACTGCTTGAGTCTTTAAAATCAAGAACATGTTCACATTGAAAAACGAAATTTTAGAAGtcaaattaagaagaataaaagagcGAAGGTTGTAAACAAACCAGCAGTTTCCTGTACTGCTGGTAGAAGACAACAGAGCTTTTCCTAGCTTGGCTCTCCTGGGAGAGGGACCTGGATCTGGGTCCCAGCTCTGACCCTCACTGGCTATGACCACAGATGGGTCACATGTCCTTGGGAAGTCTCAGATTCCAAAATCAGGTTGAGATAACACATTTTCAGATTTTAGCACAATGCGGAGTACTTAAGTACTCAGTGATTCCTAGAGACTATTGTTACTGAGATCCTTTATATGTAAAGGGtatctacaaatcaataagaaaaagatgaataacccaatagaaaaatTGTCAGAAAACAAGCTTATTTTGAAATACATCACTTACtaacaaagaaagtcaaaagaaaataacaagaggctATACCTCCTTGCTGCAAGGtacaacatttttttctctctggattacctgtctgtcaaatggggataataatcccAACATTGAAGGTGTCTTTGGGAGAATAACTGAGATAGCATGAGGAAAGCACATTGCACAGAACTGACTCCACATTCGTTCTCAATCAACATTACAACCTTCTGCTGTTCTACCAACACTCACCACAGTTTTAATGGATGGCCTTATGGAAAGCATTTAACCTCTGAGAGTTTTACCTTCCTTGTCAGGGTCTCTGTAGAGCAAGGGCAGGCCCTGGACCTCCATTTCCCCATCCATAAGTCAGGGACACTACCACCTACCTCAGTGGCTGGTTTAACTGTTACAAGGATGGGCTGTAATTGTGTTGGTAAACAGTCAATGCTAATAGGTAATACACTCTCTCTTCCTGTGATTCCTGTCCCTCTTTCTATGCAAACTCAGTGGTCAGGAGGCCAGAGAGGGGCTCCTCCATGGTGCTCTCTACCCCAAGGCTCCCAACACCAGGGATAACTGAGTGCCATCTACCCCCAGGATGCCCTCAGACAAGGGCTCAGGGAGTCCTGCCTGCAAGCTCAGGCTCACTGGCACACACTGGGCAGGCCCTGACCTTCAGAGCCTGTGTGTGTCATCTGGGAACCAGAGAGAAGGTGCCACTGACAGACGGCTACCTGTGATGTGCATGGGACCACATCCACACAGGCCACCCCCTCCTACCTGCACGATGTCGTGTGTGGGCTCCTGGAGTCCATCTGCAGAGACTTTGGGCACCAGCTTAATAATGTTGCTCAGATCAACCCCTGTGGGGAGTGCGAGAGTCAGGAAACAAGTGGCAGCATAATCCCCACAGGCCTGCTGGAGCCACACCTAATGCCCCTTCTGCTGAGACTACGCCATTCCAGAGGCCAAGGGGGTCTGCCCAGTACTCTACCTCCTCCCTCCCCGTCTCCATGAGCTCCAGCTGGGGTGCAGGTAGGGTAAGAGGCAGGCGGCCCTGTTTCTCAGGAGACGGTTAGGAAAAGCCTCTCCAAGGCAGTGACCATTAAAATGGGCCTGCTTTGAAGGacccagccctgcagctgtgtGGGTGAGGTCCAGGTAAGTGAGGGGCTGAGCGAGCAAAGGTGAAAGCTGGGGGTCAGTTTGCCCAGGGTGGAGAGCAAAGAGGGGACAGGGCCCACGGCTGCCATGCAAGGTGAGACGGGGCCATGGCCAGACATCACTCTCACACATTAAGAGTCGTGGACCAGAGGTGACTGTCAGGCAAAG
Protein-coding sequences here:
- the ARMC6 gene encoding armadillo repeat-containing protein 6, which codes for MKMASKHITQETFDTAVRENIEEFEMRPEEAVKEAVEQFESQGVDLSNIIKLVPKVSADGLQEPTHDIVQVLDNLHESVAHSRPQEVWAHLARFCEQCKQHKACRFLAAQKGAYPVLLTAWKLAAASDRGLLLQALSALSALTDGQPDLLDAQGLQLLVATLAQNADSADLTYSGIRCVCHACLKHEQNRQSLVKAGVLPLLTGAITQHGHCANVVREACWALRVMTFDDDIRVPFGHAHDRAKMIVLENGGLKVLIKAAKAFPDNPSVLGELCSTLSRLAVRNEFCQDVVNLGGLSILVTLLANCSDHQDLVKQVLSALRAIAGNDDVKDAIVHAGGTQSIVAAMTQHMASPQVCEESCAALCVLALRKPENSRVIVEGGGALAALEAMRVHQQEAGVQKQACMLIRNLVARSQAFSQPILDLGAEALILQARATHRDCEDVAKAALRDLGCRIELRELWTGQKGNLAP